A region from the Halobacillus mangrovi genome encodes:
- a CDS encoding lactoylglutathione lyase family protein encodes MPYPRAFSHIGLSVPDLDAAVKFYTEVFGWYTIMEPSEVENDDTPVGQMCRDVFGDDWETFRIAHLATGDKIGIELFEFPHNEQPENNFEYWKTGIFHFCIQDPDIEGMVEKVKQHGGKQRMPIREYYPGEKPYKMVYVEDPFGNIFEIYTHSYEFTYSQGAY; translated from the coding sequence ATACCATATCCAAGAGCTTTTTCTCATATTGGACTATCTGTCCCTGATTTAGACGCAGCAGTGAAATTTTACACGGAGGTATTCGGTTGGTATACAATAATGGAGCCATCCGAAGTGGAGAACGATGATACGCCAGTCGGACAAATGTGCCGGGACGTATTTGGGGATGACTGGGAAACTTTCCGCATTGCTCACTTAGCGACAGGAGATAAAATCGGAATTGAACTGTTTGAATTTCCACATAATGAACAACCTGAAAATAACTTTGAATACTGGAAAACAGGAATCTTCCACTTCTGTATTCAAGACCCCGATATCGAGGGGATGGTTGAGAAGGTTAAACAACATGGTGGAAAACAGCGCATGCCGATTCGAGAATACTATCCGGGTGAGAAACCATATAAGATGGTGTATGTTGAAGATCCTTTCGGAAATATCTTTGAAATTTACACGCATAGTTATGAGTTTACGTACTCCCAAGGGGCTTATTAA
- a CDS encoding winged helix-turn-helix transcriptional regulator: protein MSTPTDEHGKLKCSIEYTLKKIGGKWKTVILWHLGIDGTLRYNEIRRLLPGVTHKVLTQQLKELEEDGLVSRKQYETIPPKVEYSMTAKGETLMPILELMHEWGSDHQENV from the coding sequence ATGAGTACACCTACAGATGAACATGGTAAACTGAAGTGCTCAATTGAATATACATTGAAAAAAATCGGAGGAAAATGGAAGACGGTAATTTTGTGGCACTTAGGTATAGATGGGACACTAAGATATAACGAAATCAGAAGACTGCTTCCCGGTGTTACCCATAAAGTGCTGACCCAGCAGCTAAAAGAACTAGAAGAAGATGGACTTGTAAGCCGAAAACAGTATGAGACGATCCCGCCAAAAGTTGAATATTCGATGACGGCTAAAGGAGAGACGTTAATGCCAATACTTGAATTGATGCATGAGTGGGGATCCGACCATCAGGAAAATGTATAA
- a CDS encoding DinB family protein, which yields MPFTDHEKFIIQSKEGYTPNIGRVLSMMEYTRMTTIEAVQALTISQLDYRVNGQGNSIGCLLHHMACVEEVYQIITFEGRDPNEEELHKIELGLTLGEKAHEVMHGRELDFYLNQLQQVREEMQRRFKEKDDAWLDEISPFGPNHKANNYFRWFHVFEDELNHRGQIRLIRNHQQRSC from the coding sequence ATGCCATTTACTGATCATGAAAAGTTTATCATCCAGTCAAAAGAGGGGTACACACCGAATATAGGCCGTGTACTTTCGATGATGGAATATACAAGAATGACAACGATCGAAGCGGTCCAGGCGCTAACGATTTCTCAGCTGGATTATCGTGTGAATGGGCAAGGGAATTCTATCGGGTGCCTTTTGCACCATATGGCCTGTGTCGAGGAAGTCTATCAAATCATCACGTTTGAAGGTCGAGACCCAAATGAAGAAGAGTTACATAAAATTGAACTTGGTCTAACGCTCGGTGAAAAAGCCCATGAGGTCATGCATGGCAGAGAGCTTGATTTTTATCTAAATCAGCTTCAGCAGGTACGTGAAGAAATGCAAAGACGTTTTAAAGAAAAAGATGATGCGTGGTTGGATGAGATTTCTCCATTTGGCCCCAATCATAAAGCCAATAATTACTTCCGCTGGTTCCATGTGTTTGAGGATGAGCTGAATCACCGCGGACAAATTCGTTTGATCCGTAACCACCAACAGAGGAGCTGCTAG
- a CDS encoding STAS domain-containing protein encodes MGKQAELIGEKIVNNRFEITTLALDLRMEEDPDLVKKIKSRKYLSLTEQEAQEFGSTIVKYLGEAVYGDEKLYFDLITEWSKKAGEIAVLENIPLEESLDGLRFFRKAILKTIKQEADQSSITIDEVIDAISIIDPLIDRCIYSYSRVYLDEHKNEMTKAYANIQELLMPIVPITNGIAVLPIIGEMNEERSQYILEKTLEESKRLQLSHLIIDLSGIAIIDTMVAHNLNSIFNALKLLGVQPILTGMRAELTQTVISLGINFKAIATFRSLQMALESIGFVQDPAFIRF; translated from the coding sequence ATGGGGAAACAGGCAGAGTTGATAGGTGAAAAAATTGTTAACAATCGATTCGAGATTACTACACTCGCTTTGGATTTGAGAATGGAAGAAGATCCGGACCTTGTTAAAAAGATAAAATCCAGAAAGTATCTCTCTCTCACTGAGCAAGAAGCACAAGAGTTTGGCAGTACCATCGTTAAATATTTGGGAGAAGCTGTATATGGTGATGAAAAGCTCTATTTTGACCTTATTACAGAATGGAGTAAAAAAGCGGGAGAAATCGCTGTATTGGAAAATATCCCTCTTGAAGAATCCCTGGATGGACTGCGTTTTTTCAGGAAAGCCATTCTAAAAACAATTAAGCAGGAAGCTGATCAGTCTTCGATTACCATTGATGAAGTTATTGACGCAATCTCCATCATTGATCCTCTCATAGACCGGTGCATTTATAGTTACAGCCGCGTCTATTTGGATGAGCATAAGAATGAAATGACTAAAGCCTATGCCAATATCCAAGAACTGCTTATGCCTATTGTTCCAATTACAAACGGCATCGCTGTTCTTCCTATCATCGGCGAAATGAATGAAGAGCGATCTCAATACATCCTTGAGAAAACATTAGAGGAAAGTAAACGGCTGCAGTTAAGCCATTTAATTATTGACCTTTCTGGTATAGCCATCATTGATACGATGGTAGCACATAATTTAAATTCCATATTTAACGCGTTGAAATTGCTTGGTGTACAGCCTATCTTGACAGGAATGCGTGCCGAACTCACTCAAACTGTGATATCTCTAGGTATTAACTTCAAAGCCATCGCTACGTTCAGAAGCTTGCAAATGGCCTTGGAATCAATTGGTTTTGTACAGGATCCAGCTTTTATCAGATTTTAA
- a CDS encoding TRAP transporter large permease, protein MIGPILVGLFILLMLIGIPIAFVIGIVAMIGIINVPYIPEVTVPVKMLNGLDSFVLLAVPLFILAANLMNSGQISQKLIDFSLSIVGHIRGGLAHANILVSMLFAGVSGASQADTAGVGKILIPNMKKQGYDTGTAVGITAASSTIGVIIPPSIPMIIYAGLTNVSVGALFLVGIIPGVLVGLSMMAIVYYLALKKGYPTYQKASLKNFFKQFLDAIPALMTPVILIGGIITGIFTATEAAAFASLYTVIVGMFYYKTLKVKDFPKIFVDTLTLSSLSLFALAAANALGELMSYYQLSAWAEQFFANNIDSKWIFLLIIIAFFLFVGTFMDAIPAMILFIPVILPVALSFDISPILLGIVTIMTLAVGLVTPPYGLCLLLAAKIGKLPIERSFKSVVPYITVVVVVLLVVAFIPGVAFYIPEMINPNLF, encoded by the coding sequence ATGATTGGTCCTATTCTAGTCGGTTTATTTATACTACTAATGCTCATTGGCATTCCGATTGCTTTTGTCATCGGTATAGTAGCTATGATTGGAATTATTAATGTGCCATACATTCCGGAAGTCACGGTCCCGGTTAAAATGCTAAATGGATTGGACTCCTTCGTTCTATTAGCCGTCCCGCTTTTCATCCTTGCTGCAAACTTAATGAACAGTGGACAGATTTCACAAAAGCTGATCGACTTTTCGTTGTCTATTGTTGGACATATTCGAGGTGGACTGGCGCACGCAAACATCCTTGTTTCGATGTTGTTTGCCGGTGTATCAGGCGCATCTCAAGCGGATACAGCAGGGGTAGGGAAAATTTTAATACCGAATATGAAAAAACAGGGATATGATACGGGAACAGCGGTTGGCATCACAGCAGCTTCATCTACCATTGGCGTTATTATCCCGCCAAGTATACCTATGATCATCTATGCAGGGCTGACGAACGTATCGGTTGGAGCGTTATTCTTAGTTGGAATTATCCCTGGAGTTCTCGTTGGATTAAGTATGATGGCCATCGTTTATTATCTTGCTTTAAAAAAAGGCTACCCAACCTATCAGAAAGCGTCTTTGAAAAACTTCTTTAAGCAATTCTTAGATGCCATTCCAGCTTTAATGACACCTGTCATCTTAATCGGTGGTATCATTACAGGGATTTTTACAGCCACAGAAGCAGCAGCCTTTGCATCGCTTTATACGGTCATTGTCGGAATGTTCTACTATAAAACATTGAAAGTGAAAGACTTTCCTAAGATTTTCGTAGATACATTGACGCTTAGCTCTTTATCTCTCTTTGCACTAGCTGCGGCTAACGCTCTTGGTGAATTGATGAGTTATTACCAGCTTTCAGCATGGGCTGAGCAATTTTTCGCAAACAATATCGACAGCAAATGGATCTTCTTACTGATTATCATTGCATTCTTCCTGTTTGTAGGGACATTCATGGATGCGATTCCGGCTATGATTCTATTCATTCCAGTGATTTTACCGGTGGCACTAAGCTTTGATATCAGTCCAATACTATTGGGAATCGTTACAATCATGACACTTGCTGTCGGTCTGGTTACACCACCATATGGTCTGTGTTTATTACTTGCCGCTAAAATAGGAAAGCTTCCTATTGAGCGATCATTTAAATCGGTTGTTCCTTATATTACAGTAGTCGTTGTTGTATTACTGGTCGTGGCCTTTATTCCAGGAGTCGCGTTCTATATTCCGGAGATGATAAATCCAAACTTGTTTTAG
- a CDS encoding TRAP transporter small permease: MLIKLLEKIQLTIGVLFLLTFFITIVIQVVTRFMGVSAVWTEEVATYSFIWSVFMGASVMLNRREHFQFDFLLKKLKGKGKDSLYLINDIILLVFSFAIFYFGIEAVQSFWNYNWVSLPQLKMGYVWISVPIMGGTMVIYTLAHIYRNVRNFNTKEVAE, encoded by the coding sequence ATGTTGATTAAACTACTCGAAAAAATACAATTGACGATCGGTGTTCTATTTCTTTTGACTTTCTTTATAACGATTGTCATACAAGTTGTTACTAGATTCATGGGGGTATCTGCTGTTTGGACAGAGGAAGTGGCTACCTATTCGTTTATTTGGTCTGTGTTTATGGGAGCATCTGTCATGCTGAATAGAAGAGAACACTTTCAATTCGACTTCCTTTTGAAGAAGCTGAAAGGAAAGGGTAAAGACAGTCTCTATTTGATTAATGATATTATTCTACTCGTATTTAGTTTTGCAATCTTTTACTTTGGCATAGAAGCCGTTCAGAGTTTCTGGAACTACAATTGGGTTTCCCTGCCGCAATTGAAAATGGGATATGTTTGGATATCTGTTCCTATCATGGGGGGCACAATGGTAATTTATACGTTGGCTCACATTTATAGAAACGTCCGAAATTTCAATACGAAGGAGGTTGCAGAATGA
- the dctP gene encoding TRAP transporter substrate-binding protein, whose amino-acid sequence MKKTIALFVVGMMSLVLAACGGNGEEANGQSGDGGKIKIVAAHNQTSPENPYQIGMEEFKKAAESSDANIEVEVHAGTLGTSESELVEKLKLGGADVVLVSPGFMSKTGIKEIDLFALPYVFDSYDHWEKVVDGEIGNQMADIINKKSNNDFKLLGYWTAGVRHYYGKKPLNSLEDIEGLKYRTQTSGAVANYWEETGAVPTSVAWGELYQALQQGVVDAAENAYPYFVQQNHHKTENGKYITETGHDYTTRFLLINGKKFDSYTEEQKQAVMDAAKAAVKKEREALYTQEEEYKQKAIDEGAEVNQIDRQPFIDLAKPIQDKTAEEVGVTDMLEKIREMK is encoded by the coding sequence TTGAAAAAGACAATCGCTTTATTCGTAGTTGGAATGATGAGCCTCGTCCTTGCAGCATGTGGAGGAAATGGAGAAGAAGCAAACGGTCAGTCCGGTGATGGAGGGAAGATTAAAATCGTTGCTGCGCATAACCAAACGTCACCTGAAAACCCTTACCAGATTGGGATGGAAGAATTCAAAAAAGCTGCTGAGAGTTCTGATGCAAACATTGAAGTTGAAGTGCATGCAGGAACCCTTGGAACGAGTGAGTCGGAACTTGTTGAGAAGCTGAAGCTTGGTGGGGCAGACGTGGTGCTTGTATCACCTGGTTTCATGTCCAAAACTGGAATTAAGGAAATTGATTTATTTGCGCTACCATACGTTTTTGACAGCTATGATCACTGGGAAAAAGTCGTTGACGGTGAGATTGGTAATCAAATGGCCGATATCATTAACAAAAAATCTAACAATGACTTCAAATTGTTAGGATACTGGACAGCAGGTGTGCGCCATTATTATGGTAAGAAGCCTTTAAATTCTCTTGAAGACATTGAAGGATTGAAGTATCGTACTCAGACATCTGGAGCGGTAGCTAACTATTGGGAAGAAACAGGAGCTGTACCAACATCTGTAGCCTGGGGCGAACTGTATCAAGCTCTTCAACAAGGGGTAGTTGACGCAGCTGAAAATGCTTATCCTTACTTTGTCCAGCAAAACCACCACAAGACTGAAAACGGAAAATACATCACTGAAACTGGCCATGATTACACGACTCGTTTCCTTTTGATTAATGGTAAAAAATTCGACTCTTATACTGAAGAGCAGAAGCAAGCAGTCATGGATGCAGCAAAAGCGGCTGTGAAGAAGGAACGCGAAGCGCTTTACACTCAAGAAGAAGAGTACAAGCAAAAAGCGATTGACGAAGGAGCAGAAGTCAATCAAATTGACCGTCAGCCGTTCATCGACCTAGCAAAACCAATCCAGGATAAAACAGCTGAAGAAGTCGGTGTAACAGATATGCTAGAGAAGATCAGAGAAATGAAATAA
- a CDS encoding bifunctional 4-hydroxy-2-oxoglutarate aldolase/2-dehydro-3-deoxy-phosphogluconate aldolase yields the protein MSTLEKIKQAKIIPVIRKTNEDNILPICEALVRGGIQAVEITAETPNASNLIKLVNQKLGDRLILGAGTVLDPETARQMISAGAEFIVSPTLKVETIQLSARYGIPCIPGAFTPTEMVTAYEAGASMVKVFPANTLGPDYIKNIHGPLPHISLMATGGITFNNMMDYFNHGAEVVGIGSQLVNVKELKTDTDFHHLEQRAKDFTKKISLIPASIG from the coding sequence ATGAGCACATTAGAGAAGATTAAACAAGCGAAAATCATTCCGGTTATTCGCAAAACGAATGAAGATAATATTTTGCCAATATGTGAAGCTTTAGTTCGTGGAGGCATCCAGGCTGTTGAAATAACAGCCGAGACTCCAAATGCTTCTAACTTGATCAAACTTGTGAATCAGAAACTTGGTGACAGGCTAATCCTCGGTGCCGGCACGGTTCTCGATCCAGAAACAGCCAGGCAAATGATTTCAGCAGGTGCTGAATTTATCGTATCCCCAACGTTAAAAGTTGAAACCATCCAGTTGTCAGCCCGTTATGGAATTCCTTGTATTCCGGGTGCTTTTACACCGACAGAAATGGTGACAGCTTACGAGGCAGGTGCCTCTATGGTGAAAGTATTTCCAGCAAACACTCTGGGACCAGATTACATCAAGAATATCCATGGCCCGCTCCCACATATTTCATTGATGGCAACAGGTGGGATCACATTCAATAATATGATGGACTACTTTAACCATGGAGCAGAAGTGGTCGGAATCGGAAGCCAACTTGTTAATGTTAAAGAATTGAAGACGGACACGGATTTTCATCATTTAGAGCAACGAGCTAAGGATTTCACGAAAAAAATCTCTTTAATACCAGCTTCGATTGGATAA
- the hxlB gene encoding 6-phospho-3-hexuloisomerase, protein MKQTIHTVSYEVSQVLSQVNEGEAESFSKAIQHASRIFIAGEGRSGLMGKAFAMRLMHGGYQVFVIGETITPNIEKDDLLVVISGSGSTNSLSHYAVSAKEAGAEVALVTTNAQSKIAEVSDQLLVVPAATKKRRLEEPETIQPLGNQFDQSVHLLLDSIIIYTLEQTNEASYEEMTSRHANLE, encoded by the coding sequence ATGAAGCAGACGATTCACACGGTGTCATATGAAGTATCTCAGGTGCTTAGCCAAGTAAACGAGGGTGAAGCCGAATCTTTTTCTAAAGCTATTCAACATGCCAGTCGAATCTTTATTGCAGGTGAAGGCCGTTCAGGTTTAATGGGAAAAGCGTTTGCGATGAGATTGATGCACGGGGGGTACCAGGTGTTTGTTATTGGAGAAACAATCACGCCGAATATTGAAAAAGACGACTTGTTAGTTGTCATCTCTGGCTCAGGCTCAACAAATTCACTGTCCCATTATGCAGTAAGTGCAAAAGAAGCAGGTGCGGAAGTGGCCTTAGTCACCACGAACGCACAATCTAAAATCGCAGAAGTAAGTGATCAGCTTCTAGTCGTCCCAGCAGCAACAAAGAAACGTAGGCTGGAGGAGCCAGAAACGATACAGCCGCTTGGAAATCAATTTGATCAATCGGTCCACCTTCTGCTCGATAGCATCATTATCTATACCTTAGAGCAAACCAACGAAGCATCGTATGAAGAAATGACAAGTCGGCATGCGAATTTGGAGTAG
- the hxlA gene encoding 3-hexulose-6-phosphate synthase codes for MNLQLALDRLDEETCLHLIEETYESIDWIEVGTGVIKEYGMEIIRKIRIAYPSCTIVADMKTCDAGRHEAAQAFEAGADITTVMAFSADQTISDTLKVARKFSGRIMVDLLGVQDQLRIHELANLGVDLVSLHFGKDMQEQGGFDVSAFQLTKDYPDLDVAVAGGINEDILSNILTHQPDAVIVGSAITKSSNPKQTAIRMKERMNEYEADDSHGVI; via the coding sequence ATGAATCTTCAATTGGCGCTTGACAGGCTTGATGAAGAAACTTGCCTGCATTTGATTGAAGAAACCTACGAATCTATCGATTGGATTGAAGTCGGTACTGGAGTAATCAAAGAGTATGGAATGGAAATCATTAGAAAAATCCGTATAGCTTATCCATCTTGCACCATTGTTGCTGACATGAAGACATGTGATGCTGGTAGGCACGAAGCGGCTCAAGCTTTTGAAGCAGGGGCAGACATTACAACAGTGATGGCTTTTTCAGCTGATCAAACCATTTCAGATACGTTAAAAGTAGCCAGAAAATTCAGCGGACGCATAATGGTCGACCTTTTAGGAGTTCAGGACCAGCTACGAATTCATGAATTGGCGAACCTAGGCGTCGATTTAGTCAGTCTCCATTTTGGAAAAGACATGCAGGAACAAGGTGGTTTTGACGTTAGTGCGTTTCAATTGACAAAGGATTATCCAGACCTTGATGTTGCCGTTGCAGGAGGCATAAATGAAGATATCCTCTCAAATATTTTAACCCATCAACCAGATGCAGTCATTGTTGGAAGCGCCATCACAAAATCCTCTAACCCTAAACAAACCGCTATAAGGATGAAGGAAAGGATGAACGAGTATGAAGCAGACGATTCACACGGTGTCATATGA
- a CDS encoding sugar kinase, which translates to MKDVMTMGDAMITFDPSHNGPMRYSTSFERKAGGAEFNFAIGCARLGLKTGWVSRLGNDEFGKYIRNFARGEGIDVSSVKLMDNYSTSLNFKEILEDGSGRTFYYREKSPTETLTEHTVDSQAFRNVRLFHVTGVFAAISPEKNINLMKRAITIAKDQGALISFDPNIRLKLWSKEEANYWLTQLLPYIDIMLTGTEEADILLGENEPEKIIQACKRFGILSVAVKKGAEGAIAHHDGQTLSMPAVPPSKVVDTVGAGDGFDAGFVYGLLNKWSLKRTLHFANTIGSMVVSVYGDNEGLPELEDVQVKLGEKEYVER; encoded by the coding sequence ATGAAGGATGTTATGACGATGGGAGATGCGATGATCACATTCGATCCATCTCACAACGGTCCAATGAGATATTCTACATCTTTTGAGAGGAAAGCAGGAGGTGCAGAATTCAATTTTGCTATTGGCTGTGCCAGGCTTGGACTAAAGACTGGATGGGTAAGTCGCCTAGGAAATGATGAGTTTGGGAAATACATCCGTAATTTTGCAAGAGGAGAGGGAATTGATGTTTCTTCTGTGAAGTTGATGGATAACTATTCTACCTCGTTAAACTTTAAAGAAATTTTAGAAGACGGGAGCGGCAGGACTTTTTATTACCGGGAAAAATCCCCGACAGAGACACTTACAGAACACACGGTTGATTCACAAGCTTTTCGAAATGTACGCCTTTTCCATGTTACAGGTGTATTCGCTGCCATAAGTCCTGAAAAAAATATAAATCTCATGAAACGCGCGATAACCATTGCCAAAGACCAAGGCGCTCTCATCTCGTTCGACCCAAACATTCGATTGAAGCTTTGGAGCAAAGAAGAAGCGAACTATTGGCTGACTCAGTTGTTACCTTACATCGACATTATGCTCACAGGAACAGAAGAGGCAGATATACTCTTAGGAGAAAACGAACCTGAAAAAATTATTCAGGCTTGTAAACGGTTTGGAATCCTAAGCGTAGCTGTTAAAAAAGGTGCTGAAGGGGCTATTGCCCATCACGACGGACAAACCCTTTCGATGCCAGCTGTTCCTCCTTCTAAAGTTGTTGATACGGTAGGAGCTGGTGATGGTTTTGATGCAGGATTTGTTTATGGTCTGTTAAATAAGTGGTCTTTAAAGAGAACGCTTCATTTTGCCAACACCATAGGTTCTATGGTTGTGAGTGTATACGGCGATAATGAAGGACTGCCTGAGCTTGAAGATGTACAAGTGAAGTTAGGTGAAAAAGAATACGTCGAAAGGTGA
- a CDS encoding LacI family DNA-binding transcriptional regulator, with protein MRKVTIADVAAQANVSKSTVSQYLNKRYDYMGEKTKEKVKAAIEELGYQPNIVARSLKQKSTKTIGVIVANILHTFTTEVTRAIEDFCNGSDFHTIICNADDDPDKEKHYIEMLRAKQVDGLIIFPTGNNRELYQRMLDDQYPVVFLDRSVQDIPVSAVLLDNEKASQLAVDHLVQKGYEKIGIITTSIINHITPRLERIQGYEEAIRKHGLQLNENYVKSAEPSEIQDRLNELLNLDTPPEAIVAGNDLVLIEVLKYVKQNHIRIPEELAVIGIDDVSFASFYTPAITTVAQPTFKMGKMAAEVLLDKISKKKIKDDRPDFRFEPKLMVRDSV; from the coding sequence ATGAGAAAAGTGACGATTGCAGATGTTGCAGCTCAAGCGAATGTTTCGAAGAGCACAGTATCTCAATACTTAAATAAACGATATGACTATATGGGCGAAAAAACAAAGGAAAAAGTGAAGGCAGCGATTGAAGAACTTGGTTACCAGCCGAACATTGTTGCCCGCAGCTTGAAACAAAAATCTACAAAAACGATCGGCGTGATCGTCGCCAATATCTTGCACACCTTCACAACAGAGGTTACAAGGGCGATAGAAGATTTTTGCAATGGATCTGATTTTCACACAATCATCTGTAATGCGGACGATGATCCCGATAAAGAAAAACATTATATTGAAATGTTACGGGCAAAGCAAGTGGATGGACTAATTATTTTTCCCACGGGTAACAACCGAGAACTTTATCAGCGCATGCTTGATGATCAGTATCCAGTTGTTTTTCTCGACCGTTCCGTTCAAGACATACCGGTATCAGCGGTCCTGCTAGATAACGAGAAGGCATCACAGTTAGCGGTCGACCACCTAGTGCAAAAAGGTTATGAAAAGATCGGTATAATCACTACGTCAATCATTAATCACATTACACCGAGGCTTGAACGTATTCAGGGATACGAAGAAGCAATTCGTAAGCACGGGTTACAATTAAATGAAAATTACGTTAAGAGTGCTGAGCCATCGGAAATTCAGGATAGGCTTAACGAACTGCTAAATCTCGATACACCACCAGAAGCCATTGTAGCTGGAAACGATCTCGTATTAATAGAAGTATTAAAGTACGTAAAACAAAATCATATTCGCATCCCTGAAGAGCTCGCGGTCATTGGTATTGATGATGTATCATTCGCAAGCTTCTACACACCAGCGATAACCACAGTCGCTCAGCCTACTTTCAAAATGGGGAAAATGGCAGCAGAAGTTTTACTCGATAAGATCAGCAAAAAGAAGATAAAGGATGATCGTCCGGACTTTCGTTTTGAACCGAAATTGATGGTGCGAGATTCTGTTTAA
- a CDS encoding SRPBCC family protein has translation MSDHPKKFTMTRTFHAPRDILYEAWTESEHLHHWWAPREDAVEVKEQDLTRKGGDYQYKESDNQGRPVWGKFNYRELEGPEKLTYVHSYLNEKGKLTRGPYHDYWPMEVVNTVTFSEEDGVTTVHFKGEPIYVTEEEREAFEQSQDQLKQGFNGAFDQLEEYIESIKRRK, from the coding sequence ATGTCCGATCACCCTAAGAAATTCACGATGACACGAACGTTTCACGCCCCAAGAGACATCCTGTATGAAGCATGGACAGAGTCCGAACACCTGCATCACTGGTGGGCCCCTAGAGAAGACGCGGTCGAAGTGAAAGAGCAGGATCTCACTCGAAAGGGAGGCGACTACCAATATAAAGAGAGCGACAACCAAGGTCGTCCGGTATGGGGGAAGTTTAACTATCGCGAGTTAGAGGGACCGGAAAAACTGACCTACGTGCATTCCTACTTAAATGAGAAAGGCAAATTAACCCGTGGGCCGTATCATGATTATTGGCCAATGGAAGTGGTAAACACGGTTACCTTTTCAGAGGAGGATGGCGTGACTACTGTTCATTTTAAAGGGGAGCCAATTTATGTCACAGAGGAAGAAAGGGAGGCTTTCGAACAATCTCAGGATCAATTAAAACAGGGATTTAATGGGGCTTTTGATCAATTAGAAGAATACATCGAATCTATAAAAAGAAGAAAGTAA
- the ilvA gene encoding threonine ammonia-lyase, whose translation MDAHEKLQEVIHRTPLETSATLNQQTGQDVYLKMENQQKTGAFKVRGASYKVESLTDEEARRGVIAASAGNHAQGVALAATKRGIQAKIFMPEATPRAKVEATEGYGARVVLTGESFQEAYQAAMKEQERLGATFLHPFDDYDVMAGQGTIAVEMLQQQPDLDTLYVPIGGGGLISGVAFAAKQLKPDIRVIGVQSAKAPSTYNALYKKGPEKLTSVATIADGIAVKEKGKLTFSCIQKYVDQVITVDEQEIAKAMLMLLEREKTLVEGAGATALAGLLSGQASSDSQRCGVILSGGNMDLSKLPLIRKLANSKKMVIA comes from the coding sequence ATGGATGCACATGAAAAATTACAAGAGGTGATTCACCGGACGCCTTTAGAAACATCGGCGACCCTCAATCAGCAAACCGGTCAAGACGTGTACTTGAAAATGGAAAACCAGCAAAAAACAGGAGCATTTAAAGTGAGAGGTGCTTCTTACAAAGTGGAAAGCTTAACGGATGAAGAGGCTCGGCGTGGAGTTATCGCTGCCTCTGCCGGCAACCACGCCCAGGGCGTAGCTCTCGCTGCAACAAAACGTGGTATCCAAGCGAAAATCTTCATGCCGGAAGCAACACCACGGGCAAAAGTTGAAGCGACAGAAGGCTATGGAGCAAGAGTCGTTCTCACAGGCGAGTCCTTTCAGGAAGCCTATCAGGCGGCCATGAAGGAGCAGGAACGCTTAGGGGCAACCTTCCTTCACCCGTTTGACGATTACGACGTCATGGCCGGCCAAGGAACGATTGCTGTTGAAATGCTTCAACAGCAGCCGGACCTCGATACCTTATATGTTCCAATCGGTGGGGGCGGCCTAATCAGCGGAGTGGCATTCGCAGCCAAACAGCTGAAGCCAGATATCCGAGTCATCGGTGTCCAATCCGCCAAAGCCCCGTCCACTTACAATGCCCTTTATAAAAAAGGACCTGAAAAGCTGACTTCCGTTGCTACGATTGCTGATGGAATCGCTGTGAAGGAAAAAGGGAAACTCACCTTTTCTTGCATCCAAAAGTATGTGGATCAAGTCATCACAGTCGATGAGCAAGAAATCGCTAAAGCCATGCTGATGTTATTGGAAAGAGAGAAGACACTCGTTGAAGGAGCAGGCGCTACAGCGTTAGCCGGTCTTCTTAGCGGGCAAGCTTCTTCTGACAGTCAGCGTTGCGGTGTGATTTTGAGTGGAGGGAACATGGATCTATCCAAACTTCCCTTGATCCGCAAGCTAGCCAACTCGAAGAAAATGGTGATCGCGTAA